The following are from one region of the Stigmatella ashevillena genome:
- a CDS encoding sigma-54-dependent transcriptional regulator has product MNSLVLLVDDDAALRSAWRRLLKSVGFEVLEAPDAVAARQLFKAHPVQLVLLDLMLPPEQTPEAGAALLGEFLSARPDAKVVVVSGTGEASLALSLVQRGAYDFFSKPADPEHLLAVLGRAQARMGLEARVRELEQSLAAREDQLLGQAPAFLEAKQLTARAAVTDIPLLLTGASGTGKEVFARFVHARSRRADKPFVTLNCGAISPQLLESTLFGHKKGAFTGALADSKGLFAEAHGGTLFLDEIGDLQLDLQVKLLRATESGEVLPVGASRPVLVDVRLVSATHQPLPEQVANKHFREDLYWRLRGIEVALPRLSERPGDVVLLAQHFLNTARSLVPHAVMPTLSPATVRCLESYDWPGNLRELRHEMQRALVLSGGRGELQPEDLSPALRAQAPSDGTVHAALTLEEKIERLEREELTRALAECEGNRSHAAEKLGLSRQGLLNKMARHGLR; this is encoded by the coding sequence ATGAACTCTCTCGTGCTTTTGGTGGATGACGACGCGGCGCTGCGCAGTGCCTGGCGCCGCCTGCTCAAGAGCGTGGGCTTCGAGGTGCTCGAGGCTCCCGACGCGGTAGCCGCGCGTCAGCTCTTCAAGGCCCATCCGGTGCAGTTGGTCCTGTTGGACCTGATGCTGCCTCCCGAGCAGACCCCGGAAGCGGGCGCCGCGCTCCTAGGGGAATTCTTGAGCGCCCGGCCCGATGCGAAGGTCGTGGTGGTGTCGGGAACCGGCGAGGCCTCGCTGGCCTTGTCCCTGGTTCAGCGCGGCGCGTACGACTTCTTCTCCAAGCCTGCGGATCCCGAGCATCTGCTGGCCGTGCTGGGACGGGCCCAGGCACGGATGGGCCTTGAGGCGCGGGTACGGGAGTTGGAGCAGTCGCTCGCGGCGCGGGAGGATCAGCTGCTTGGACAGGCGCCCGCGTTCCTGGAGGCCAAGCAACTGACGGCCCGGGCGGCGGTGACGGACATCCCCCTTCTGCTCACCGGCGCCTCCGGGACGGGCAAGGAAGTGTTCGCGCGCTTCGTGCACGCGCGCAGCCGCCGCGCCGACAAGCCATTCGTCACCTTGAACTGTGGCGCCATCAGCCCCCAGCTCCTGGAGTCCACGCTCTTCGGTCACAAGAAGGGCGCGTTCACCGGTGCCCTCGCGGACAGCAAGGGCCTGTTCGCCGAAGCGCATGGGGGGACGCTGTTCCTCGATGAGATTGGCGATCTTCAATTGGATCTCCAGGTGAAGCTCTTGCGCGCCACTGAGAGCGGGGAGGTGCTGCCGGTGGGCGCTTCCCGGCCCGTGCTCGTGGACGTACGACTCGTGTCCGCCACGCACCAGCCCCTGCCCGAGCAGGTAGCGAACAAGCACTTCCGCGAAGACCTGTACTGGCGACTGCGCGGCATCGAGGTCGCCCTGCCCCGGCTCTCCGAGCGGCCCGGAGACGTGGTGCTCCTGGCACAGCACTTCCTGAACACCGCACGCTCACTGGTGCCGCACGCGGTGATGCCGACGTTGTCACCCGCAACGGTGCGTTGCCTGGAGTCCTACGACTGGCCCGGCAATCTGAGGGAACTCCGGCACGAGATGCAGCGGGCTTTGGTGCTCTCGGGAGGGCGCGGAGAACTCCAACCCGAGGATCTATCGCCCGCGCTGCGAGCGCAGGCCCCCTCCGATGGGACGGTCCACGCCGCGCTCACATTGGAAGAGAAGATCGAGCGGCTGGAGCGGGAGGAACTCACCCGGGCGCTCGCGGAGTGCGAGGGAAACCGCTCTCATGCAGCGGAGAAGCTGGGCCTGTCCCGCCAGGGGCTGCTCAACAAGATGGCCCGCCACGGGCTGCGGTAG
- a CDS encoding DUF3396 domain-containing protein: MRRPHSEVAQGVLSALEHYRDFVGSEGLGLYADEDGAWWTLDAEGWDSILRKLHHPHRASIHLVDASANERRYRFDYDGKRLGSPALSHEPDAVSAVAFWLPTESLEAQGPERARALAMKLAAPLAFCSGHAGLSFNGALDRAGVRQEIRSWCFRYPGFDVPDLERHSWDMGTRVRTVSWLTFLGPPLLDQLGGATALRSRLSWPGTQVEEMEGRRAVVTLGTSPEAGDTEAGQMLPNYRELAQVLEPWLYHEKFQPGSAFSEEEMRRWERRFLDESTQAKL, translated from the coding sequence ATGCGTCGCCCTCATTCCGAGGTGGCCCAAGGGGTCCTGAGTGCGCTGGAACATTACCGGGACTTCGTGGGCTCGGAGGGATTGGGGTTGTATGCAGACGAGGACGGGGCATGGTGGACGCTGGATGCGGAGGGGTGGGACTCCATTCTCCGCAAACTGCACCACCCGCATCGGGCCAGCATCCATCTCGTGGATGCGTCAGCGAATGAGCGCCGCTACCGGTTCGACTATGACGGCAAGCGGCTTGGCTCTCCCGCCCTTTCCCATGAACCGGACGCCGTTTCCGCCGTGGCCTTCTGGCTCCCTACCGAGTCTCTGGAGGCACAAGGTCCGGAGCGAGCTCGTGCGCTCGCGATGAAACTGGCGGCTCCTCTGGCTTTCTGCTCCGGTCACGCAGGCCTCTCGTTCAATGGCGCATTGGACCGGGCGGGAGTGAGGCAAGAGATCCGCTCGTGGTGCTTCCGCTACCCGGGGTTCGACGTTCCCGATTTGGAGAGACACTCCTGGGACATGGGTACGCGGGTGAGGACCGTCTCCTGGTTGACCTTTCTGGGGCCACCCCTCTTGGACCAACTGGGCGGGGCAACGGCCCTTCGCTCGCGATTGTCGTGGCCTGGGACCCAAGTGGAGGAAATGGAGGGCAGGCGTGCTGTGGTCACGCTGGGTACATCACCTGAGGCTGGAGACACAGAAGCCGGTCAAATGCTTCCAAACTATCGGGAACTGGCTCAAGTCCTGGAACCTTGGCTTTATCACGAGAAGTTTCAGCCAGGCTCGGCGTTCTCCGAGGAGGAGATGCGACGCTGGGAGCGCCGGTTCCTCGACGAATCCACGCAGGCGAAGCTCTAA
- a CDS encoding beta strand repeat-containing protein, protein MTARFVQHIERSALLLTLLLVAACGESSSSPDKSLRVTPDRATVTTGATAHLVAELVAADGTATPAGANVMWTSSNTLVASVAREADGSATATGVSAGSAQIKATVDGLSATATLEVSAATLVSIELTPAAPSLAAGLTIPLTATGVFSDTHTEDVTSQVVWTTSSPAVATVGDAAGSKGLVTTVAPGQTTITASAGNVRGTTAVTVTAATLVSIAVTPATPSIAAGTTRTFTATGTYSDTTTQDLTATVTWASSNTGVATVSNAAGSQGLAQGVSAGSTTIGATLGTVSGSTTLTVTAATLVSIAVTPATPSIAAGTTQQFTATGTYSNATTQDLTAAVTWASSNMGVATVSSQGLASGASTGSTTISATSDAVSGSTTLTVTAATLVSIAVTPANPSIAAGTTQQFTATGTYSNATTQDLTAAVTWASSSTSVATVSNAAGSQGLASGVSTGSATIGATLGAVSGSTTLTVTAATLVSIAVTPANPSIAAGTTQQFTATGTYSNATTQDLTATVTWASSSTGIATVSNAAGSQGLASGVSTGSTTIGATLGAVSGSTTLTVTAATLVSIEVAPANPSIVAGTTQQFTATGTYSNATTQDLTAAVTWASSSTGVATVSNAAGSQGLASGVSAGSTTISATLDSVSGSTTLTVTAATLVSIAVTPANPSIATGTTRQFTATGTYTDATTQDVTAAVTWASSNTGVATVSNAAGSQGLANGATAGSTTISATLGTVSGSTTLTVTTATLVSIAVTPANPSIATGLTQQFTATGTYSDTTTQDLTASVTWASSNTGVATVSNAAGSQGLANGATAGSTTISATLGAVSSSTTLTVTAATLVSIAVTPANPSITAGMTQQFTATGTYSNATTQDLTASVTWASSSTGVATVSNAAATKGLASGVSAGSTTISATLDSVLGSTTLTVSSCHPTINEVSTAGTSSASDEYVEIYNGCTFPIELRNWKLVYRSAAGTTDVSGISFTTSTVIAPGGFRLYVGSAYTGSGSDGTMSSALAAAGGGLALRDGSNIVRDSMGYGTATNVFVEGTATAAPATGSSVGRFPADGTDTGNNANDFHVANRTPKAPNL, encoded by the coding sequence ATGACCGCTCGTTTCGTGCAGCACATCGAAAGGAGCGCTCTGCTCCTGACCCTCCTTCTTGTTGCCGCCTGCGGAGAGAGTTCATCTTCCCCAGACAAGTCGCTTCGCGTCACGCCTGACAGGGCCACCGTGACCACCGGCGCGACGGCGCACCTGGTGGCCGAGCTGGTCGCGGCGGACGGTACGGCCACGCCCGCCGGCGCGAACGTGATGTGGACTTCAAGCAACACGTTGGTCGCGAGCGTCGCGCGCGAGGCGGATGGGAGCGCCACGGCCACGGGAGTCAGCGCGGGCTCCGCCCAGATCAAGGCCACTGTGGACGGCCTCTCCGCCACGGCCACGCTCGAAGTGTCCGCCGCCACGCTTGTCTCCATCGAGCTCACCCCCGCGGCGCCCTCGCTGGCAGCGGGACTGACGATCCCCCTCACGGCCACGGGCGTTTTCAGCGACACCCACACGGAGGATGTCACCTCGCAAGTGGTCTGGACGACGTCTTCGCCAGCCGTCGCCACGGTCGGCGACGCCGCAGGGAGCAAGGGGCTCGTGACGACTGTCGCTCCGGGGCAGACGACCATCACGGCGAGCGCCGGGAACGTCCGTGGGACAACGGCCGTGACCGTCACGGCGGCGACGCTGGTGTCCATCGCGGTGACGCCCGCCACCCCGTCCATCGCCGCCGGGACGACGCGGACCTTCACAGCGACGGGGACGTACTCTGACACCACGACGCAGGATCTGACGGCAACAGTAACGTGGGCCTCGTCAAACACGGGTGTTGCGACGGTCAGCAATGCGGCAGGCAGCCAGGGACTGGCCCAGGGCGTCAGTGCGGGTTCGACGACGATCGGTGCGACGCTGGGCACGGTGTCGGGATCGACGACGCTGACGGTGACGGCGGCAACACTGGTGTCGATTGCCGTGACGCCCGCCACCCCGTCCATCGCCGCCGGGACGACGCAACAGTTCACCGCGACGGGCACCTACTCCAATGCCACGACCCAGGACCTGACGGCAGCAGTGACGTGGGCCTCGTCGAACATGGGCGTGGCGACGGTCAGCAGCCAGGGGCTGGCCAGTGGCGCCAGCACCGGGTCGACGACGATCAGTGCAACATCGGACGCGGTGTCGGGCTCGACGACGCTGACGGTGACGGCGGCCACGCTGGTATCCATCGCGGTGACGCCTGCCAACCCGTCCATCGCCGCCGGAACGACGCAGCAGTTCACGGCGACGGGCACCTACTCCAATGCCACGACACAGGACCTGACAGCCGCGGTGACGTGGGCCTCGTCGAGCACGAGCGTTGCGACGGTCAGCAATGCGGCGGGCAGCCAAGGGCTCGCCAGTGGCGTCAGCACCGGGTCGGCGACCATCGGTGCGACGTTGGGCGCGGTGTCTGGGTCGACGACGCTGACGGTGACGGCGGCGACGCTGGTGTCCATCGCGGTGACGCCTGCCAACCCGTCCATCGCCGCCGGAACGACACAGCAGTTCACGGCGACGGGCACCTACTCCAATGCCACGACGCAGGACCTGACGGCAACAGTGACGTGGGCCTCGTCGAGCACGGGCATTGCGACGGTGAGTAATGCGGCGGGCAGCCAGGGGCTCGCCAGTGGCGTCAGCACCGGGTCGACGACCATCGGTGCCACATTGGGCGCGGTATCTGGGTCGACGACGCTGACAGTGACAGCAGCAACACTGGTGTCGATTGAGGTGGCGCCCGCCAACCCATCGATCGTGGCCGGAACGACGCAACAGTTCACGGCAACAGGCACCTACTCCAATGCCACGACGCAGGACCTGACGGCCGCGGTGACGTGGGCCTCGTCGAGCACGGGTGTGGCGACGGTGAGCAATGCGGCGGGCAGCCAGGGGCTCGCCAGTGGCGTCAGCGCTGGTTCGACGACCATCAGTGCGACGCTGGATTCAGTGTCCGGGTCGACGACGCTGACGGTGACGGCGGCCACGCTGGTATCCATCGCGGTGACGCCTGCCAACCCGTCTATCGCCACCGGAACGACGCGACAGTTCACGGCAACGGGCACCTACACAGATGCCACGACACAGGACGTGACGGCGGCAGTGACGTGGGCCTCGTCGAATACGGGCGTGGCGACGGTCAGCAATGCGGCGGGCAGCCAGGGACTGGCCAACGGCGCCACCGCCGGTTCGACGACCATCAGCGCGACGTTAGGCACGGTGTCCGGTTCGACGACGCTGACGGTGACGACAGCGACGCTGGTGTCCATCGCGGTGACGCCCGCCAACCCGTCCATCGCCACCGGGCTGACACAACAGTTCACAGCGACAGGGACCTACTCCGATACCACGACGCAGGACCTGACGGCGTCGGTGACGTGGGCCTCGTCGAACACGGGCGTGGCGACGGTCAGCAATGCGGCGGGCAGCCAGGGACTGGCCAACGGCGCCACCGCCGGTTCGACGACCATCAGCGCGACGTTGGGCGCGGTGTCCAGTTCGACGACGCTGACGGTGACGGCAGCCACGCTGGTGTCGATTGCCGTGACGCCTGCCAACCCGTCGATCACCGCCGGGATGACGCAGCAGTTCACGGCGACGGGCACCTACTCCAATGCCACGACGCAGGATCTGACGGCGTCGGTAACGTGGGCCTCGTCGAGCACGGGCGTGGCGACGGTCAGCAATGCGGCAGCCACCAAGGGTTTGGCGAGTGGTGTCAGCGCCGGCTCGACGACGATCAGCGCGACGCTGGACTCGGTCCTGGGGTCAACGACGCTGACCGTCAGCTCATGCCATCCCACGATCAACGAAGTGTCCACGGCAGGGACCAGCAGTGCCTCGGACGAGTACGTCGAGATCTACAACGGGTGCACGTTCCCGATCGAGCTGAGGAACTGGAAGCTCGTGTACCGGTCCGCCGCAGGGACAACCGACGTCAGCGGCATCTCATTCACCACGTCAACGGTGATCGCTCCGGGCGGTTTCCGGCTCTACGTCGGAAGCGCTTACACAGGGAGCGGAAGCGATGGAACGATGAGCTCAGCCCTCGCCGCTGCCGGCGGTGGCCTGGCGTTGCGAGACGGCTCCAACATCGTCCGTGACTCCATGGGCTACGGAACCGCGACGAATGTGTTCGTCGAAGGCACTGCCACAGCAGCCCCCGCCACGGGGAGTTCGGTTGGTCGGTTCCCGGCGGACGGCACGGACACCGGCAACAACGCCAACGACTTCCATGTGGCGAACCGGACGCCCAAGGCGCCGAACCTCTGA
- a CDS encoding fatty acid desaturase, producing MSPLARHVLQILLYLLLWGVSPRIELQAIASGLIFFALFSLFHDALHGALGLSRRANELLVSGSGVVLGISGHAARRAHLRHHARPFADDDPEGHAAKEGPWAALRAGPSVYLGLKAWGLLHAPHERALQLREWRAVAVLFGGLAVFPAGRLYVLTALVLHMTMPAWAALLPHQPPRPLLALTTALARVGFLLPALFVTHTLHHEHPKLDTFTLVRRWRDTVRASS from the coding sequence ATGAGCCCCTTGGCGCGACACGTTCTCCAGATCCTCTTGTATCTCCTGCTTTGGGGGGTGAGCCCTCGCATCGAGCTTCAGGCGATCGCCTCGGGGCTCATCTTCTTCGCGCTCTTCTCCCTGTTCCATGACGCGCTCCATGGCGCGCTGGGCCTGTCGCGGCGGGCGAACGAGCTCCTCGTGAGCGGAAGCGGTGTGGTGCTGGGCATCAGTGGCCACGCCGCGCGGCGCGCTCACCTGCGCCACCACGCACGGCCCTTCGCGGACGATGATCCGGAAGGACACGCGGCGAAGGAGGGGCCATGGGCCGCGTTGCGAGCCGGACCCTCGGTCTACCTGGGCTTGAAGGCATGGGGCCTTCTGCATGCCCCCCACGAGCGCGCCCTCCAACTGCGGGAGTGGCGCGCCGTGGCGGTCCTCTTCGGAGGGCTCGCGGTGTTTCCCGCCGGACGGCTCTACGTCCTTACGGCGCTGGTGCTGCACATGACGATGCCCGCCTGGGCCGCGCTCTTGCCCCACCAGCCGCCGCGTCCGCTGCTGGCGTTGACCACCGCGCTGGCCCGGGTGGGCTTCCTGCTCCCGGCGCTCTTCGTGACCCACACGCTGCACCACGAGCACCCGAAGCTGGACACGTTCACGCTCGTGCGGCGCTGGCGTGACACGGTCCGTGCTTCCTCGTGA
- a CDS encoding SRPBCC family protein has translation MTTATWLLLTIGILGAFDIAWFHSYKARLVTRPECRREALLHVVRGGVYAAQFLCVPNLRLTGAWYLGWLVLFGVDVAVAFLDVREEPRSRAPQGGLSGGEYLMHVVLSVGVGALLHAVFSATWGDWRLPTQVLGSDVPGALRVAAGCMAVGCLGVSALEALVLIDSSSGPPAPLHVRVRLPATVEQVWNLTQDHRLHPRWDHRFSSIVMLHEDAHGPPTVPLGMPDPRIQTGTVMRYEKTVLGASIRGFGRYKLHRPMQQSTFEFWSEEPLSLIARGVGLWRYTALPEGGMEFATSYTYEVRWGALGRVVDRFVFRPLFQRYTEQSFTRLARRYFGVRRPRVLGRDGRKPRTFSPRVEAV, from the coding sequence ATGACCACTGCCACATGGCTTCTGCTCACCATCGGAATCCTGGGAGCCTTCGACATCGCCTGGTTCCACTCCTACAAGGCACGGCTCGTCACCCGCCCCGAGTGCCGCCGGGAAGCCCTCCTCCACGTGGTGCGTGGCGGGGTGTATGCAGCCCAGTTCCTGTGCGTGCCCAACCTGCGCCTGACGGGAGCGTGGTACCTCGGGTGGCTCGTGCTGTTCGGGGTGGATGTGGCCGTGGCCTTCCTGGACGTGCGCGAGGAGCCCCGCTCACGCGCCCCTCAGGGCGGGCTCTCGGGCGGCGAGTACCTCATGCACGTGGTGTTGTCGGTGGGCGTGGGCGCGCTCCTGCACGCCGTGTTCTCCGCGACCTGGGGCGACTGGCGCCTGCCCACCCAGGTGCTCGGCTCGGACGTGCCGGGGGCGCTCCGGGTGGCCGCGGGCTGCATGGCGGTGGGGTGTCTCGGCGTGTCGGCGCTGGAAGCGCTCGTGCTCATCGATTCCAGCAGCGGTCCTCCCGCGCCCCTGCATGTGCGCGTGCGGCTGCCGGCCACGGTGGAGCAGGTGTGGAACCTCACCCAGGACCACCGGCTCCATCCGCGGTGGGATCACCGCTTCTCGTCCATCGTGATGCTGCACGAGGACGCCCATGGCCCCCCTACCGTGCCCCTGGGAATGCCGGATCCCCGCATCCAGACGGGCACGGTGATGCGGTATGAGAAAACGGTGCTCGGCGCTTCCATCCGGGGCTTTGGCCGGTACAAGCTCCACCGCCCCATGCAGCAGTCCACCTTCGAGTTCTGGAGCGAGGAGCCCCTCTCGCTCATCGCGCGCGGCGTGGGGTTGTGGCGCTACACAGCCCTGCCCGAGGGCGGGATGGAGTTCGCCACGTCGTATACCTATGAGGTGCGGTGGGGGGCGCTGGGCCGGGTGGTGGATCGCTTCGTCTTCCGGCCCCTGTTCCAGCGCTACACCGAGCAGAGCTTCACGCGGCTCGCACGGCGGTACTTCGGCGTGCGCCGCCCCCGGGTGCTCGGGCGGGATGGGCGCAAGCCCCGGACGTTCTCCCCGCGCGTGGAGGCCGTGTGA
- a CDS encoding serine/threonine-protein kinase, translated as MDRRPQLDPRALPPGTPVGPWQVADWRGCGSYGTVYQAWKQGHERAGPVALKLAHFPEDKRFDRETALLSRIHHPHVPRLLDFGHWRHPSGALYPYLAMEWIDGEPLYAWGEVYQPTSRQVLRVLAQLARALAATEAAGGMHRDVKGDNVMVLPGELRAYLMDFGSGIWAGAARITEEVLPPGTRPYRTPEALRFHWQHRLRRTVRYEAAPAEDVYALGVTAYRLVTGVYPPPATEPAARDDDQRPTTPTRSPPQVLNKRVALPLAVLIERMLAEDPEARGSANSMAEALEEAAQSAGPEADVPLFNAKRAQETPSAFKELSSVAEQKPVHRGLLWKMAPVLGVLFVGTWWLSRMPPSRPVAQVEAQEATEATVGLAHAAVTEPVGSTEVPPGWEGVALDMPQRPLPGQLKPDASGRCPGRNHTSLNGGCWRALKGGEDKCAEDENEYVHKGECYAPVFSRGRQPTSDSAQDAGSP; from the coding sequence ATGGACAGAAGGCCGCAACTGGACCCCCGTGCGTTGCCCCCAGGAACCCCCGTGGGGCCCTGGCAGGTGGCCGACTGGCGCGGCTGTGGGAGCTACGGCACCGTGTACCAGGCCTGGAAGCAGGGGCATGAGCGCGCGGGCCCCGTGGCCCTCAAGCTGGCCCATTTCCCTGAGGACAAGCGGTTCGACCGGGAGACTGCGTTGCTCTCGCGCATTCACCACCCCCACGTGCCCCGTTTGCTGGACTTCGGGCACTGGCGGCACCCCTCCGGAGCCCTCTACCCTTACCTGGCGATGGAGTGGATCGACGGCGAGCCGCTGTACGCGTGGGGAGAGGTGTACCAACCGACGTCGCGGCAGGTCCTGCGCGTGCTGGCCCAGTTGGCGCGGGCCTTGGCGGCCACAGAGGCCGCCGGGGGCATGCACCGCGACGTCAAGGGCGACAACGTAATGGTGCTGCCCGGTGAACTGCGGGCCTATCTCATGGACTTTGGCTCGGGCATCTGGGCGGGTGCCGCTCGGATCACCGAGGAAGTGCTGCCCCCGGGCACGCGCCCCTATCGCACCCCGGAGGCGTTGCGCTTCCACTGGCAGCACCGCCTCCGCCGCACGGTGCGGTACGAGGCCGCACCCGCGGAGGATGTCTATGCCCTGGGAGTGACCGCTTACCGCCTGGTCACCGGGGTGTACCCTCCTCCCGCCACGGAGCCCGCCGCACGGGACGACGACCAGCGGCCCACCACGCCCACCCGCAGTCCACCTCAGGTGCTCAACAAACGGGTCGCGCTCCCCTTGGCCGTGCTCATCGAAAGGATGTTGGCGGAGGATCCCGAAGCCCGAGGCAGTGCGAACTCCATGGCGGAGGCCCTGGAAGAGGCCGCCCAGAGTGCGGGACCGGAAGCGGATGTTCCGTTGTTCAACGCGAAGAGGGCTCAGGAGACGCCCAGCGCTTTCAAGGAACTGTCCTCGGTGGCCGAGCAAAAACCGGTCCACAGGGGGCTGCTCTGGAAGATGGCTCCCGTCTTGGGCGTCCTGTTCGTGGGCACGTGGTGGCTATCGCGCATGCCCCCTTCCAGGCCTGTGGCGCAAGTCGAGGCACAGGAGGCAACCGAGGCGACGGTGGGGCTCGCCCATGCCGCTGTCACCGAGCCCGTGGGCTCCACAGAGGTTCCTCCAGGTTGGGAGGGAGTTGCCCTGGACATGCCTCAGCGGCCCCTCCCCGGACAGCTCAAACCCGATGCTTCGGGGAGATGTCCTGGGCGGAATCACACCTCCCTCAACGGAGGCTGCTGGCGCGCACTCAAAGGTGGCGAGGACAAGTGCGCTGAGGACGAGAACGAGTATGTCCACAAGGGGGAGTGCTACGCACCTGTGTTCTCACGAGGGCGACAGCCCACCTCGGACAGCGCGCAGGATGCGGGCTCGCCCTGA
- a CDS encoding sensor histidine kinase, which translates to MNLSAAFLLSGACVAIAVALQTLRLGRRGGAGVVLLASFLALWMMGMFLLELRTGELADRVLPLGMLLAAAFVQAAKDVMGQAPRWLVPLAWSGSLAVALTGLIAPRLLYGPGASGAGPAFWPLAVVSAAATLAMNLRLVALVRGAQGRERRRRLALLGANVFGALGGGGLIGLHVLGVSLTGWGVLFLAVSLSLVAYASWAPEDLREREGLIQAAVQSAGFALLMALATAAASAILGVRPVWVAALLGAAGALPVDASRQLLVEAVTRKLFARPQIVPLLVEAVEKQTSRAEHAETLAEVGRLASAVAHEIRNPLGVILAEAKLLELSGADQESVQAIRNQVSRASRFVEDLLHYSRPRPSQMSEQALEQVVAEAVSRARQAFGDAAPEVSLDLEPLRWDVDGEALGDVVVNLVTNALIAVETIPLGRVQLTQRRVAEGVHIEVEDNGPGVPEALLPRLFEPFVTGRGRDARHPGTGLGLALCRKWVQRHGGTLTHARPATGGARFVIVLPRP; encoded by the coding sequence GTGAACCTGTCCGCCGCGTTTCTGCTCTCGGGGGCCTGTGTGGCCATCGCGGTGGCCTTGCAGACCCTTCGGCTGGGCCGCCGGGGTGGGGCTGGGGTGGTGCTCCTCGCGAGCTTCCTCGCACTGTGGATGATGGGGATGTTCCTGCTGGAGCTGCGCACGGGCGAGTTGGCGGACCGGGTGCTCCCGCTGGGCATGCTGCTCGCGGCCGCCTTCGTCCAGGCGGCCAAGGACGTGATGGGACAGGCTCCGCGCTGGCTGGTGCCCCTGGCGTGGAGCGGCTCGTTGGCGGTCGCACTCACGGGGCTGATCGCCCCCCGTCTGCTCTATGGCCCGGGGGCATCGGGGGCCGGGCCCGCGTTCTGGCCGCTCGCCGTGGTGAGCGCCGCGGCCACGCTCGCGATGAACCTCCGGCTCGTCGCCCTGGTGCGCGGCGCGCAAGGACGTGAGCGGCGCAGGCGGCTGGCGCTGCTGGGCGCGAATGTCTTTGGTGCTCTGGGCGGAGGCGGGTTGATTGGCCTGCACGTGCTGGGGGTGTCCCTCACCGGATGGGGCGTCCTGTTCCTGGCCGTGAGCCTGTCGCTGGTGGCCTATGCCTCCTGGGCGCCTGAGGACCTGCGGGAGCGAGAGGGGCTCATTCAAGCCGCCGTGCAGAGCGCGGGCTTCGCCCTGCTGATGGCGCTGGCCACCGCCGCCGCGAGCGCCATCCTGGGCGTGAGGCCCGTCTGGGTCGCCGCGCTCCTGGGAGCCGCGGGCGCGCTTCCGGTGGATGCGTCTCGGCAATTGCTCGTGGAGGCCGTGACCCGGAAGCTGTTCGCGCGGCCCCAGATCGTCCCCCTGCTGGTGGAGGCGGTGGAGAAGCAGACCTCTCGCGCGGAGCACGCGGAGACCCTGGCCGAGGTGGGCAGGCTCGCCTCGGCGGTGGCGCATGAGATCCGCAACCCCCTGGGCGTCATCCTGGCGGAGGCGAAGCTTCTGGAACTCTCCGGCGCGGACCAAGAGAGCGTCCAGGCCATCCGGAACCAGGTCTCCCGGGCCAGCCGCTTCGTGGAGGACCTGCTCCACTACAGCCGCCCTCGCCCCTCACAGATGAGTGAGCAAGCGCTGGAGCAGGTGGTGGCCGAGGCGGTGTCACGGGCACGTCAGGCCTTTGGAGACGCCGCGCCGGAGGTGTCGCTCGACCTGGAGCCTCTCCGGTGGGACGTGGATGGCGAGGCGCTGGGGGATGTCGTGGTGAACCTGGTGACCAACGCGCTCATCGCCGTGGAGACGATTCCCCTGGGCCGGGTGCAGCTCACACAGCGACGCGTGGCCGAGGGCGTGCACATCGAGGTCGAAGACAACGGCCCCGGTGTGCCGGAAGCGCTCTTGCCCCGGCTGTTCGAGCCCTTCGTCACCGGCCGGGGAAGGGACGCCCGGCACCCGGGCACGGGCCTGGGGCTGGCCTTGTGCCGCAAATGGGTTCAGCGGCACGGTGGTACACTCACCCATGCACGGCCCGCCACCGGAGGCGCGCGGTTCGTGATTGTGCTGCCCAGGCCATGA